The Arachis duranensis cultivar V14167 chromosome 2, aradu.V14167.gnm2.J7QH, whole genome shotgun sequence genome has a window encoding:
- the LOC107476027 gene encoding myosin-binding protein 7 gives MATKVVSSSKDLIKCCNCGCSCSLEGEPAGTWIRSVKRKHDEFEQGTNFVVPGLDLDVSVVRVEIENEVAALREAIVSQQKTIKDLNAELEEERNSSSTAANETMSMILRLQREKAEIQMEARQFKRYAEEKMQHDQEEILALDDLLYKKEQTIESLTCEIQAYKHRMMSFGLTEAEADGNLLYDLPAYEYPPLKCNARNAGMDADNDDTDIEKYAFGETPRDRLRNIEDRISEMERTPTYKELDADFTGRNTLEKTSHFRKTSTDSVGREAGSGYLSDSPKVNSNSRRDYFSQSEDQSNLKKDNASEADDTTDRIYTIDSVHSRAPHNGSTGSKAGGAAFEDYTGSPREPRNHEEYEDPYVKKLYMRLQALEADRESMRQALISMRTDKAQLVLLKEIAQQLCKDMSPQRKMTNRKSAIGGRSSLASIVKWISSVVIWRKRAHQSKYGFGLPADSTGLLMLLDKGITHTRPWRCISRTQVGN, from the exons ATGGCTACGAAGGTAGTTTCGTCTTCCAAGGATTTGATAAAATGCTGCAACTGCGGTTGTAGTTGCTCTTTGGAAGGTGAACCTGCAGGGACTTGGATTCGCTCTGTTAAACGGAAGCATGATGAGTTTGAGCAGGGTACCAATTTTGTTGTCCCTGGGTTGGATTTGGATGTTTCGGTTGTGCGAGTTGAAATCGAGAACGAGGTTGCTGCATTACGTGAGGCAATTGTCAGTCAGCAGAAGACCATAAAAGACTTGAATGCTGAGTTGGAGGAGGAGAGGAACTCTTCTTCGACCGCTGCCAATGAGACCATGTCTATGATATTGAGGTTGCAAAGGGAGAAGGCAGAGATTCAGATGGAAGCCCGGCAATTCAAGCGTTATGCGGAGGAGAAGATGCAACATGATCAGGAGGAGATTTTAGCATTGGATGATTTGTTGTATAAGAAAGAACAGACGATTGAGTCGCTGACTTGTGAAATTCAGGCATATAAGCACAGGATGATGAGTTTTGGGCTCACTGAGGCCGAGGCAGATGGCAATTTACTATATGATCTTCCAGCCTATGAATACCCTCCTTTGAAATGCAATGCGAGGAATGCTGGCATGGATGCTGATAATGACGACACGGATATTGAAAAGTATGCATTTGGTGAAACTCCTAGGGACCGGTTGAGGAACATAGAAGATAGGATTTCCGAAATGGAGAGAACACCCACTTACAAAGAGCTCGATGCGGATTTTACAGGGAGAAATACTCTAGAGAAGACTTCACATTTTAGGAAAACTTCCACCGACTCAGTGGGTAGAGAAGCAGGCTCTGGGTATTTGTCAGATTCTCCGAAGGTCAATAGTAACTCTAGGAGAGACTATTTCTCACAATCCGAGGACCAGTCCAACTTGAAGAAAGATAATGCATCAGAAGCCGATGATACCACTGACAGAATATATACCATTGACTCGGTTCACAGTCGGGCACCTCATAATGGTTCCACAGGGTCCAAAGCTGGAGGAGCTGCTTTTGAAGATTATACTGGCTCGCCAAGGGAACCGAGGAATCATGAGGAATATGAGGATCCCTACGTTAAGAAGCTTTACATGAGGCTTCAGGCACTTGAGGCTGATAGGGAATCGATGAGGCAGGCACTCATTTCAATGCGCACAGATAAAGCACAACTTGTGTTACTGAAGGAAATAGCTCAACAACTGTGCAAGGACATGTCACCACAACGAAAAATGACAAATAGGAAGTCAGCTATTGGTGGAAGATCTTCACTCGCGTCAATTGTGAAG TGGATCTCATCAGTTGTTATATGGAGAAAGAGAGCTCATCAAAGCAA GTATGGATTTGGGCTACCAGCTGATAGCACAGGCTTGTTGATGCTCCTGGACAAAGGTATAACACACACAAGGCCATGGAGATGTATTTCAAGAACACAAGTGGGAAACTAA
- the LOC107476107 gene encoding uncharacterized protein LOC107476107, producing MGKLPAPVNGGGAVLKRKTPSELRGEQLKRGSAVTDKSSLPLSDTTKFQRFWLIYVCSTNQMDNVDKRPGLLRSPKYTNKRVDEVFPARKSRFGVVSGKENAKENPSLEKTTTSNLKNVLVFSTSAAKRQQGSSCMENPATSGEVNKDGILQACQTTAECSQANFRSVSELSPAADKSSGLTAVDVGKALRGLAAPKPCARNGLAADSTERCGDMISSFAANSISEYHVPGRKAPLDLTLKTSMRVISSSSLNWVHRSLTHHIKPKFSFQQCTKTGQNVRGSQGFKVLHSWMYPQSILPPSLTSVLSSSTADAELEFLRKRQVAWEESFQDLYYMLRNNTCGIFYVCTSQFVVMFTGGDSSGSPKCFCNAYISRSTRGLRSLLRENDVYFSMPLCHSKVEQVTTEYLVELSEIEKHNLGQTRRLRSYSEVDNSPQSFLIFNGNKNVHGLYDLLLNYRSFFTSLLSSTDVPLLCSPAPFRNAAFSSPDIKCMEMRKAEHIATSYDRSTLENGEFAQGSSDSLCCSIEIKDTILPPWIICGACALLASEGRNFEASFVMEPSSVGLNIALESTSEKPESEAGRSESLQSHSSTFGIPEAIVAPCLKSCSVKGLKYCDDSYTASLSPV from the exons ATGGGAAAATTGCCAGCGCCGGTGAACGGTGGTGGCGCCGTGCTTAAGAGAAAGACACCTTCAGAACTTCGG GGAGAGCAGTTGAAGAGGGGAAGTGCTGTCACTGATAAATCTTCACTCCCATTGAGTGATACTACAAA ATTTCAGAGATTTTGGTTGATTTATGTTTGCAGCACCAATCAGATGGATAATGTGGATAAGAGACCAGGGCTGTTGAGGAGCCCAAAATACACCAACAAGCGTGTTGATGAAGTATTTCCTGCCAGAAAGTCCAGGTTTGGAGTTGTTTctggaaaagaaaatgcaaag GAAAATCCATCTTTGGAGAAAACTACTACTAGTAACTTGAAGAATGTTTTGGTTTTTTCTACTTCAGCTGCCAAGAGACAGCAAGGGAGTTCATG CATGGAGAATCCTGCTACTTCAGGTGAAGTTAACAAGGATGGTATATTGCAAGCTTGTCAAACAACTGCCGAGTGTAGCCAAGCCAATTTTCGAAGTGTTTCTGAGCTTTCACCAGCTGCTGATAAATCTTCTGGATTGACTGCAGTTGATGTG GGCAAAGCATTAAGAGGTCTGGCTGCACCAAAGCCATGTGCCCGGAATGGTTTAGCTGCTGACTCAACTGAAAGATGTGGGGATATGATATCAAGCTTTGCAGCCAATTCCATATCCGAATACCATGTTCCCGGCCGGAAGGCTCCTCTGGATCTTACTTTAAAGACCAGTATGCGGGTGATATCATCCTCTTCTTTGAATTG GGTCCATAGGTCACTTACACATCATATCAAGCCCAAATTCTCCTTCCAGCAATGTACTAAAACAGGTCAAAATGTGAGAGGCTCCCAGGGCTTCAAGGTTTTGCACTCATGGATGTATCCTCAATCCATCCTGCCACCATCTCTCACATCAGTGCTAAGCTCATCAACAGCAGATGCAG AATTGGAGTTCTTAAGGAAACGACAAGTTGCTTGGGAAGAATCATTCCAGGACCTCTATTACATGCTTCGAAATAACACTTGTGGCATCTTTTATG TTTGCACTTCTCAGTTTGTCGTCATGTTTACTGGTGGTGACAGCTCTGGGAGTCCCAAATGCTTCTGCAATGCTTATATTTCTCGGTCAACCAGGGGTTTGAGATCACTGTTAAGAGAAAAC GATGTTTATTTCTCAATGCCTCTTTGCCATTCTAAAGTGGAGCAAGTTACTACAGAGTATTTGGTTGAGCTGTCAGAGATAGAGAAACATAATCTGGGGCAG ACTCGACGATTAAGGTCTTACTCTGAAGTCGATAATAGCCCACAATCTTTTCTGATTTTCAATGGCAACAAGAATGTACATGGTTTGTATGATCTCTTGCTAAATTACAG ATCTTTCTTTACCTCGCTACTATCCAGTACCGATGTACCTTTGTTGTGCTCTCCTGCACCATTTCGAAATGCTGCATTTTCTTCTCCTGAT ATTAAATGCATGGAGATGAGAAAAGCTGAGCATATTGCCACCTCTTATGATCGTTCTACTTTGGAAAACGGTGAATTTGCACAGGGTTCATCCGATAGCCTTTGTTGTAGCATTGAAATAAAAGATACAATTCTTCCACCATGGATTATTTGTGGTGCATGTGCCTTGCTGGCTTCTGAAGGAAGAAACTTTGAGGCAAG TTTTGTCATGGAACCTAGCTCAGTTGGTTTGAACATTGCCTTAGAATCAACTAGCGAGAAGCCAGAATCCGAAGCTGGTCGTAGCGAAAGCTTGCAAAGCCACAGCAGTACATTTGGAATTCCAGAAGCTATCGTCGCCCCTTGCTTGAAATCGTGTTCAGTAAAAGGCTTAAAGTACTGTGATGACTCTTATACAGCTTCTCTATCACCTGTGTGA
- the LOC107476109 gene encoding calcium-dependent protein kinase 20-like — MHHLAGHPNVISIVGAYEDAVAVHLVMELCAGGELFDRIIQRGHYTERKAAKLARVIVGVVQACHSLGVMHRDLKPENFLFVDHEEESLLKAIDFGLSMFFKPGEMFTDVVGSPYYVAPEVLRKHYGPECDVWSAGVIIYILLSGVPPFWDETEQGIFEQVLRGELDFVSEPWPSISAGAKDLVRRMLIRDPKKRLTAHEVLCHPWVQEGGLAPDKPLDSAVLSRLKQFSAMNKLKKIAIRVIAESLSEDEIAGLKEMFSMIDTDNSGQITLEELKKGLERVGANLKESELLWLMEAVSALHASGTIDYGEFIAAMLHLNKIQKEDHLYAAFTYFDQDGSGYITKEELQQACEKYGILDGNIDDIIREVDKDNDGRIDYSEFTAMMQETDFGKIGLPKA, encoded by the exons ATGCACCACTTGGCTGGTCATCCAAATGTGATTTCCATTGTTGGTGCTTATGAAGATGCCGTTGCTGTTCATCTTGTTATGGAGCTTTGTGCTGGTGGAGAGCTTTTTGATAGGATCATACAGAGAGGGCATTATACTGAGAGAAAAGCTGCTAAACTTGCTAGGGTCATTGTTGGTGTTGTTCAGGCTTGTCATTCTTTGGGTGTCATGCATAGAGACTTGAAGCCGGAGAATTTCTTGTTTGTTGACCATGAGGAGGAATCATTGCTTAAGGCTATTGATTTTGGGCTCTCAATGTTCTTTAAACCag GTGAAATGTTTACTGATGTGGTTGGAAGTCCATATTATGTGGCCCCTGAAGTTTTGCGGAAGCACTATGGGCCAGAATGTGATGTATGGAGTGCTGGGGTgatcatatatattttacttaGTGGGGTTCCCCCATTTTGGGATG AAACGGAACAAGGAATTTTTGAGCAAGTTTTGAGAGGAGAGCTTGACTTTGTTTCTGAACCATGGCCTAGCATATCTGCAGGTGCAAAGGATCTTGTTCGAAGAATGCTTATAAGGGACCCTAAGAAGAGGTTAACAGCACATGAAGTTCTTT GCCACCCCTGGGTTCAGGAAGGAGGTCTTGCTCCTGATAAACCGTTGGATTCTGCTGTTTTATCTCGTCTCAAGCAATTCTCTGCGATGaacaagttgaaaaagattGCCATTCGA GTAATTGCTGAAAGTCTCTCTGAGGATGAAATTGCAGGACTGAAAGAAATGTTCTCGATGATAGACACAGATAATAGTGGACAGATCACTCTTGAGGAACTGAAAAAGGGTTTGGAGAGAGTGGGTGCTAATCTTAAAGAATCCGAGCTTCTATGGTTAATGGAAGCAGTAAGTGCCTTGCATGCT AGTGGTACCATAGATTATGGTGAATTTATAGCAGCAATGCTTCATCTAAACAAAATCCAGAAGGAGGATCATCTATATGCTGCCTTTACTTATTTTGACCAAGATGGTAGTGGATACATTACAAAGGAAGAGCTTCAACAAGCTTGTGAAAAGTATGGAATTCTAGATGGCAACATAGATGATATAATACGCGAAGTTGACAAGGATAAT GATGGACGCATTGATTACAGTGAGTTTACTGCAATGATGCAAGAAACTGACTTTGGCAAAATTGGTCTACCTAAAGCATGA